The Streptomyces sp. NBC_00440 genome contains a region encoding:
- a CDS encoding FG-GAP-like repeat-containing protein: MHRQLRTALATAAAAALTGGLLVVTASTATAATPSGTRGDFNGDGYRDIAVTAPLATVNGKSGAGSVSILYGSKSGAGAAKIQTVSQNSAGVPGTAEKDDTFGGMVSAGDFNGDGYADLAVGAHGEDVGSDADGGSVTILWGTSSGLSGGTNVKDPSAGSHDHFGLLVAAGDYNGDGRADLAIGSDQNTVDIYRGGFTKTGGTGGHYAVTAPVQKVPGPDFQNLTPGDVNHDGRTDLVANGYETDSQEGWNANFYLPGSTSGLTSTGAQKLPAGVISDIGDVNGDGYGDIVIGAHWDKDIAGAHKGGVVKVVYGTQAGPDGGQDSVNQDSPGVPGSGETADDFGYELSLGDVNGDGKDDVVVGAPGEDLNGIADAGMVTVLYGSTGGFASTGAQSFAQDSPGVPGDNEKGDGFGAEVYLADTNNDGKADLTVGIPHENNGDGYLVTFNSDGSKLAATGKGYGLTATKVSAAGTPLLGFGMAG; this comes from the coding sequence ATGCACAGACAGCTCCGTACCGCCCTTGCCACCGCCGCGGCCGCCGCCCTCACCGGCGGGCTCCTCGTGGTCACGGCGAGCACCGCCACCGCTGCCACGCCCTCGGGCACCCGGGGCGACTTCAACGGCGACGGTTACCGGGACATCGCCGTGACCGCCCCGCTCGCCACCGTGAACGGCAAGTCGGGTGCGGGCTCCGTCTCCATCCTGTACGGCTCGAAGTCCGGCGCGGGCGCCGCCAAGATCCAGACGGTCAGCCAGAACAGTGCCGGTGTCCCCGGCACGGCCGAGAAGGACGACACCTTCGGCGGGATGGTCTCCGCCGGTGACTTCAACGGCGACGGGTACGCGGACCTCGCGGTCGGCGCGCACGGCGAGGACGTGGGCTCGGACGCCGACGGCGGCTCGGTCACCATCCTCTGGGGTACGAGCAGCGGTCTCTCCGGCGGCACCAACGTCAAGGACCCGTCGGCCGGCAGCCACGACCACTTCGGGCTGCTCGTCGCTGCGGGCGACTACAACGGAGACGGCCGGGCCGACCTCGCCATCGGGTCCGACCAGAACACCGTCGACATCTACCGCGGCGGCTTCACCAAGACGGGCGGCACCGGCGGCCACTACGCCGTCACCGCGCCGGTCCAGAAGGTCCCGGGCCCGGACTTCCAGAACCTCACCCCCGGCGACGTCAACCACGACGGCCGCACGGATCTCGTCGCCAACGGCTACGAGACGGACAGCCAGGAGGGGTGGAACGCCAACTTCTACCTTCCCGGCAGCACGTCCGGGCTGACGAGCACCGGCGCCCAGAAGCTTCCGGCGGGCGTCATCTCGGACATCGGTGACGTCAACGGTGACGGCTACGGCGACATCGTGATCGGTGCCCACTGGGACAAGGACATCGCCGGTGCGCACAAGGGCGGCGTCGTCAAGGTCGTCTACGGCACACAGGCCGGCCCCGACGGCGGCCAGGACTCGGTCAACCAGGACTCCCCGGGCGTTCCCGGCTCGGGTGAGACCGCCGACGACTTCGGCTACGAACTCTCGCTCGGCGACGTCAACGGCGACGGCAAGGACGACGTCGTGGTGGGCGCCCCCGGCGAGGACCTGAACGGCATCGCCGACGCCGGCATGGTGACCGTCCTCTACGGCTCCACGGGCGGCTTCGCCTCCACCGGCGCCCAGTCCTTCGCCCAGGACAGCCCCGGCGTCCCGGGCGACAACGAGAAGGGTGACGGCTTCGGCGCGGAGGTCTACCTCGCCGACACCAACAACGACGGCAAGGCGGACCTGACGGTCGGCATCCCGCACGAGAACAACGGGGACGGCTACCTCGTGACGTTCAACTCGGACGGCTCGAAGCTGGCCGCCACCGGCAAGGGCTACGGCCTGACCGCGACCAAGGTGTCGGCGGCGGGCACCCCGCTGCTGGGCTTCGGAATGGCGGGCTGA
- a CDS encoding (Fe-S)-binding protein translates to MQLAAIIVSLVLTVVGVALFARAIGQIYRYVRLGQNVPAGTRTAEPAQRTITVVKEFLGHTRMNRWGIVGFAHWFVAVGFFSLILTLINALGQLFKADWVLPVIGHWLPYEMFVEFIGVMTTLGILVLIVIRQLSKPDRPGRKSRFAGSNFGQAYFVEAVILIIGLAIYSLRGLEGALAGVHSYDAAYFLSYPLVAAFRGAGTGTLQNMIYLTAMVKIGTSFIWMIVVGLKTDMGVAWHRFLAFPNIWFKRDAQGGTALGALLPMTSGGKEIDFEDPGEDDVFGVSQVEHFSWKGLLDFSTCTECGRCQSQCPAWNTGKPLSPKLLIMSLRDHAHAKAPYLLAGGGKNMEGEEQATEEQLKDVPAAALAEAERPLIGTLEENGVIDPDVLWSCTTCGACVEQCPVDIEHIDHIVDMRRYQVMIESAFPSEAGTMLKNLEKKGNPWGLAKKQRVEWTKEVDFEVPIVGKDVEDLTEVDYLYWVGCAGALEDRAKKTTKAFAELLHIAGVNFAIMGGDEKCTGDSARRLGNEPLFQQLGQENVAMLNMAYGEDDEDESTKKPKATKKIVATCPHCFNTIANEYPQLGGEYEVIHHTQLLQHLIDEGKLIPVTPVEGLITYHDPCYLGRHNKVYTPPREIIAKVPGLRSEEMHRHKERGFCCGAGGARMWMEERIGKRINNERVDEALSLNPDIVSTACPFCLVMLTDSVNGKKNDGKAKESLQVVDVAQLLLDSVKLPADPADDPADEDAPEPEPVK, encoded by the coding sequence ATGCAACTCGCCGCGATCATTGTGTCGCTGGTACTCACCGTGGTCGGTGTCGCACTGTTCGCCCGAGCCATCGGCCAGATCTACCGCTATGTACGGCTCGGTCAGAACGTGCCCGCGGGCACCCGCACCGCCGAGCCCGCCCAGCGGACGATCACGGTGGTCAAGGAGTTCCTCGGCCACACCCGGATGAACCGATGGGGCATCGTCGGGTTCGCGCACTGGTTCGTCGCGGTCGGCTTCTTCTCGCTGATCCTGACCCTGATCAACGCCCTCGGCCAGCTCTTCAAGGCCGACTGGGTCCTGCCGGTCATCGGCCACTGGCTGCCGTACGAGATGTTCGTCGAGTTCATCGGTGTGATGACGACGCTCGGCATCCTCGTCCTGATCGTGATCCGCCAGCTGTCGAAGCCGGACCGGCCGGGCCGCAAGTCCCGCTTCGCGGGCTCCAACTTCGGCCAGGCGTACTTCGTCGAGGCCGTCATCCTCATCATCGGCCTGGCGATCTACTCGCTGCGCGGACTTGAGGGCGCACTGGCAGGCGTGCACAGCTACGACGCCGCGTACTTCCTCTCGTACCCGCTCGTCGCGGCGTTCCGCGGGGCCGGCACCGGCACGCTGCAGAACATGATCTACCTGACCGCGATGGTCAAGATCGGGACGTCCTTCATCTGGATGATCGTGGTCGGGCTCAAGACGGACATGGGCGTCGCCTGGCACCGCTTCCTCGCCTTCCCCAACATCTGGTTCAAGCGCGACGCGCAGGGCGGTACGGCGCTCGGCGCGCTGCTGCCGATGACATCGGGCGGCAAGGAGATCGACTTCGAGGACCCGGGCGAGGACGACGTGTTCGGCGTCTCGCAGGTCGAACACTTCTCCTGGAAGGGCCTGCTGGACTTCTCCACCTGCACCGAGTGCGGCCGCTGCCAGTCGCAGTGCCCCGCCTGGAACACCGGCAAGCCCCTCTCGCCGAAGCTCCTGATCATGTCGCTGCGCGACCACGCGCACGCCAAGGCCCCGTATCTGCTCGCCGGCGGCGGCAAGAACATGGAGGGCGAGGAGCAGGCCACCGAGGAGCAGCTCAAGGACGTGCCCGCCGCGGCTCTCGCCGAGGCCGAGCGCCCGCTGATCGGCACGCTCGAAGAGAACGGCGTGATCGACCCGGACGTGCTGTGGTCCTGCACCACCTGCGGTGCGTGCGTGGAGCAGTGCCCGGTCGACATCGAGCACATCGACCACATCGTCGACATGCGCCGCTACCAGGTGATGATCGAGTCCGCGTTCCCGTCCGAGGCGGGCACGATGCTCAAGAACCTGGAGAAGAAGGGCAACCCCTGGGGGCTGGCCAAGAAGCAGCGCGTCGAGTGGACCAAGGAGGTCGACTTCGAGGTCCCGATCGTCGGCAAGGACGTCGAGGACCTCACCGAGGTCGACTACCTCTACTGGGTCGGCTGCGCGGGCGCCCTGGAGGACCGGGCGAAGAAGACCACCAAGGCCTTCGCGGAACTGCTGCACATCGCGGGCGTCAACTTCGCCATCATGGGCGGCGACGAGAAGTGCACCGGTGACTCCGCCCGCCGCCTGGGCAACGAGCCGCTCTTCCAGCAGCTCGGCCAGGAGAACGTCGCGATGCTGAACATGGCGTACGGCGAGGACGACGAGGACGAGTCGACCAAGAAGCCGAAGGCGACGAAGAAGATCGTCGCCACCTGCCCGCACTGCTTCAACACCATCGCCAACGAGTACCCCCAGCTCGGCGGCGAGTACGAAGTCATCCACCACACCCAGCTGCTCCAGCACCTCATCGACGAGGGCAAGCTCATCCCCGTCACCCCGGTCGAGGGTCTGATCACCTATCACGACCCCTGCTACCTGGGCCGCCACAACAAGGTCTACACACCGCCGCGCGAGATCATCGCCAAGGTGCCCGGCCTGCGCAGCGAGGAGATGCACCGGCACAAGGAACGCGGCTTCTGCTGCGGCGCCGGCGGCGCACGGATGTGGATGGAAGAGCGCATCGGCAAGCGCATCAACAACGAACGCGTCGACGAAGCCCTCTCCCTCAACCCCGACATCGTCTCCACCGCCTGCCCGTTCTGTCTCGTGATGCTGACCGACTCGGTCAACGGCAAGAAGAACGACGGCAAGGCCAAGGAATCGCTCCAGGTCGTCGATGTCGCGCAGCTGCTGCTCGACTCGGTGAAGCTCCCCGCCGACCCGGCGGACGACCCGGCCGACGAGGACGCACCGGAGCCCGAGCCGGTGAAGTAG